From the Glutamicibacter halophytocola genome, the window ATGGGCAGCCATGGCTGCCATCTGGCTTTCCAGTTCGCGCTGCTCGGAATTCTGGTTGATGGCCAAGCCGCCCAGGGCTACCGCAGCCAACAGCAGGACGCCGGCGGCCAGGGCGAAGAACCGTTGAGTTCCGCGGCCCCCGCCATGTTCAACCGTGCCCGGTGGAACAGAGGGCCCGGATTCCTGTTCAGCCGCCGGAGGGGCATCCGCTGCTGGCGCGCTGTCCTCGACGGAGGAAATATCTTCCACCGGTTCCAGCTGCTTGGTTTGGCGAATGGCGTCCATGACGCTGTTCTTGAGCCGTGCCGGGGGAGCGACGGGCGCGGCCGCCAGGCCGAGCAGCCCGGCGGTTTCCTGCAGGGCGTCCAGTTCCCCGCGTGCTTGCGGGGAAGGCTCTTGGCCATGCAGGAGCTCCTCGCGCTCCTTGTCTCCCAGAGCGTCCAGGGCGAAGCTGTTGGCCAGCTCATTCTCATGCTTATCCATCACGCTACTCCCATCAGTTCTCGAAGTTTGTTCATTCCATCGCGTATTCGCGTTTTAGCTGTTCCCACCGGGATCTTCAGCAGTTCCGCGACTTCCGTGTGCGTGTACCCGCCAAAGTATGCAAGGTGTATGGCCTCGCGTTGGGCCTGGTTGAGACGTTGCAGCGCCTGGACTGCGCGGAGGGACTCATCGTGCAGGATGGCGTTTTCTTCGACATCGTCGTAGCTGTCCTGGAATTCCTTGATTCCAATGCGCAAGTCCCGATCCTGGCTCGCTTGGCTCGATCGGACCCGATCCACCGCCCGGCGATGGGCAATGGTCAAAAGCCAGGAAGCAGCGCTGCCGCGCACGGGATCAAAGCGCCGTGCGTGTTGCCAAGCTTCGACGAAAACTTCCTGGGTGACCTCTTCGCTCTGCGCGTTGTCCCTGAGCACCCGCAAAACCAGTCCGAAAACCCGGGATGCCATGGCATCGTAGAGCAACTCGAAGGCGGCTTCTTGCCCCAGCGCGACCTGTTGCATCAGGGCGTCTGGTGTCTGCACAGTGTCGTCTTCCTTCGCATCGAGCCTATTTGAACTCATGAATCTAAGGGTCTCACGCATCTGTGTCATTCTGCTTGTCTCCTGTGGCGTGGCGTTTTGCGTATTGCAATGGCCAAGGCACGAAGAACCCGCTTCACCGTCAACGGTGATGCCTGGAGCACACACCAAGCATCATCGTTGACGGTTGCCCGCGGCCTTCCGGGTGTGGAAGCTACTTCTTTGCCGGAGGCATCAGGACCGTGTCCACCAGGTACACGGTCGCGTTGGCAGTCTGCACTCCGCCGCAGATCACCGATGCACCGTTGACTTCGAGATCATCACCGCTGCCGGTGACCTCAACATCCCCGCCCTGGACGGTGGTGAGCTTTCCGGAAAGATCCTCTGGAGCAATTTGGCCGGGGACCACATGGTAGGTCAAGATGCTGGTCAGGGTGTCGGCATCCTTGGCGACGGCAGCAAGATCATCCTTGGGGATCGCGGCGAACGCATCATCAACCGGTGCGAAAACCGTGAATTCGCCACCGTTGAGGGTGTCCACCAGGTCCACATCCGGGTTGAGCTTGCCGGAGACGGCTGCGGTCAAGGTAGTCAGCAGCGGGTTGTTCGATGCTGCTACGGCCACAGGGTCCTGTGCCATTCCGGCGACCGAACCATCACCTGTCGGGACGGCTTCGGCGTAGGCGGCGCAGCCGGATCCAACGAGATTGCCGGCTGGATCCATGGCTGATTCGCTGGCCATCGGGGAGCTGGATTCCGAGGTGGATGCCATTGGCGATTCCATGGTTTCCGAACCGGTGGAGCAGGCGCTGAGTCCCATGGCGGCGGCCGCGATGATCCCGAAAGCCCCAGCGACCTTGCTGTATGTGCGCTTCATGATGTTCTCCTTGCTTCGCCGCGACAGTCGTCGTCGGTCCTTCTCCCGT encodes:
- the sigK gene encoding ECF RNA polymerase sigma factor SigK, producing MSSNRLDAKEDDTVQTPDALMQQVALGQEAAFELLYDAMASRVFGLVLRVLRDNAQSEEVTQEVFVEAWQHARRFDPVRGSAASWLLTIAHRRAVDRVRSSQASQDRDLRIGIKEFQDSYDDVEENAILHDESLRAVQALQRLNQAQREAIHLAYFGGYTHTEVAELLKIPVGTAKTRIRDGMNKLRELMGVA
- a CDS encoding fasciclin domain-containing protein, producing MKRTYSKVAGAFGIIAAAAMGLSACSTGSETMESPMASTSESSSPMASESAMDPAGNLVGSGCAAYAEAVPTGDGSVAGMAQDPVAVAASNNPLLTTLTAAVSGKLNPDVDLVDTLNGGEFTVFAPVDDAFAAIPKDDLAAVAKDADTLTSILTYHVVPGQIAPEDLSGKLTTVQGGDVEVTGSGDDLEVNGASVICGGVQTANATVYLVDTVLMPPAKK
- a CDS encoding anti-sigma factor; translated protein: MDKHENELANSFALDALGDKEREELLHGQEPSPQARGELDALQETAGLLGLAAAPVAPPARLKNSVMDAIRQTKQLEPVEDISSVEDSAPAADAPPAAEQESGPSVPPGTVEHGGGRGTQRFFALAAGVLLLAAVALGGLAINQNSEQRELESQMAAMAAHQEELARIISAPDTQSKTQTLEDGARITLSYSAGEGLMAVSTSGMPSLPSDKGYELWLISSDGAVSAGMLDGSNANGMMLVSDPMKGMTHFGISVEPATGSPAPTTEPIMVQSL